From Alloacidobacterium dinghuense:
CTCCCTACGCCGAGCACAAATACCTCTACCGCAACCTGCGCAATGGCAGATTCGAAGACGTCACCGACAAAGCCGGTCCCGGCATCACAGCTGCGGTCGCCGCACGCGGATGCGCTTTCGGCGACTATGACAACGACGGAGACTTGGATGTCGTCGTCAATTGCGTCAATTCCCTCCCCCAGTTGCTCCGCTGCGACTCCGAGTGGAAACGCAACTGGATCAAGATCAAGACGATCGGCACAAAATCCAACCGGACCGGGATCGGCGCGCGCATAAAAGTAATCGCTAAAACGGATCCAGATTCGCAACAACCTCTGTTACAGATTGACGAAGTGCGCAGCGGCGGCAGCTACTACTCGCAAAGCGACCTGCGATTGCACTTCGGGCTCGGCCAGGCAAAAATCGTCGATCAGGTTGAGATTCACTGGCCTTCCGGTCAGGTGGACATCTTCAAGAATCTTGAAGTAAACAAGCTCTACATCATCGAAGAAGGCAGCAAGACGCCGAAGGCCCAGACAATTACCGCCTGCAAGAAAGTCTAAACGCGGAAGACACCCCTCACCCTGAACAAGTCCTACATTACTAGTCCCAGGGCTGAAACGTCCGGTCTGCCCGGTCTGTCAGAACATTGCCCGACAAATGGAGTTGCTACGAAGCGTCATTTAGCGTCTTTTTCACTCGGATGGAGCTTTGGGGCACAATAAACAACATTCTCCAAATCCAGCCCAGATTCTATGGCGTACTTCTATTGACCAGGCACGCAGGTCCCGAACGTCGCGCATATTCTCCTCGAGCCCGTAGACCACTGTCGTCTCGCTCGCTAAAGTACGCCCACTGCACGACAGCCTTTAAGGAGACCACAATGAAAAAAGAACGAGTCAACCGTGTCACAGGAAGCCGTCGCACATTTCTGAAAGGAGCCGGAATCGCTGGCGTCGGACTCGCCACTGGAGCCGTGGTAAGTGGCAGATTGTTTTCAAGGGAACAGTCTGTCCATGCCGCCGCGTACAGCGACGCCGAAATTCTCAATTTCGCACTGAACCTCGAATATCTTGAGGCCGAATTCTACGCGATGTCCACCTATGGAGCTACGCTGGTCAGACTGGGAGTAATTAAGGAAGAAGACGAATCCGGCCCTACGACGGGCGGCCAAAGGGTTCCGGGCTTCGCGGCTTCGCCTGCCGCAGACATGGCTACAGCGTTAAGAACCGACGAGATCGATCACGTGCTTTACCTGCGTGCTGCTCTTGGCAGCAATGCGGTCAAGAAGCCCGCGATTGACCTCAACGCTCTCGGCTACGGTTTTGCCAGCACTCATAGCTGGATGGAGTTGGCAAGGCAATTCGAGGATGTTGGCGTCAGCGCCTATCTGGGAGCAGCCCCGCTGATCAGCAGCAGCACCTATCTAGCCGCAGCCGCCGCCATCCTGGCAACCGAAGCTCAGCACTCTGGTTCAGTTCGATTCGCTTGCATTATGAACGGTGTCACCAGCCCGGCTGTAGACTCGATCGACATTCCCCCGACATCCAAGAACTTTTATGACGTGAATAGCCACGCTCTGAGCATTCCGCGCACGCCCTCGCAGGTACTCAACATCGTCTACCACGGAGGTAAATGCTCGGGTGGATTCTTCCCCGACGGTATGAACGGCTCGATAGTTTGTCAGTCGTAGGAATATTTGTAAGTCGTTTAGCTCGTCTGTCCTAGGCAGGAGGCCAAGGGGGAAACCCTAGGGCATGACCAACTCAATCGCGGCCCACGTTTATAACCGTGGGCCGTTTGCTTTATGCATGAACTCAGAGGCAAGACCGGGGGAAGGAAGGTCTGAGAAGTACGAAACCTACACGCGGCAAAGACCTTCCGTGCAGCCAATTGGAACCACGCACAGCCGCGCAGTAAGCACCACCAGCGCAATCCACAAAACATCCGCGCCCAGCAGGTGTACAATCTGCATCCACGTAGGCGCCAGCAAAAAAATATCGGCAGCGCCAAGTAAATACTGCAACCCAAGCAGGCACACCACGCCAATCGCCAGCTTGCGATTCCTTCCCCGCCACGCGCTCGTAAAGATAAGCCAGCAGATAAACGCTCCCGCAATAACAGCCATCATCGGATGAATCCAGCGGATACGCAGCAGCCACGCGCTCTTCGACGAAAAATCCTGTGCCAGCGCCGCGCTTAAAGAAGCCGCAGGAAACAGCGTATCTCCCAGCGCAGCAAGCGAGCCGCTGACCCCCACAAACAGCGTTGCCACCAGCCCAACCGTGGCGATGCCAAAGGAACGGTGCTCGACGACGCCACGCATGAACCCCATCGTTCGCGACAGAAAGTGCGCCGTAAGCGCAAGAGAAGCCAGCAGCAGCAGAGTATTCGCCAGATGCAGCGACAAGTACACTGCCCGCGACGCTGATTGATCGTGCGCAACCTTGCCCAGAAGCACAAGAAGCGCTCCGAGGAGCGCTTCGTTGAAAGTCAACACGGCAGCCGCAACAACCCAGGTCCGTGCAATATGGCGTTTCGCCGTAGCGGCAAACGTCCACGCCACCAGCGCCAGCATCGCGATCAAAGCGACGCCGCTCATGGCGCGATGCGTCAGCTCAATGATGGTCTCTATCCGTGGCGAATGCTGGATGACTGTACCGTTGCACAGCGGCCAGTGTTCCCCGCAGCCCGCGCCCGATCCGGTGGCCCGAACAATCGACCCCCACAAGATGACCGCAACGTTATAGACAAGCACACTCCAGGCAAAGCGCTGCACGCCCTTTGAATGCCCTGCCTCAGCCGAAAAAAGCGGTATTGCGCTTGTCGTCAAAAGAAATCCGCCTGCATCAATTCTAATCGCTCCGGCACTGCAACTCTTTGGCAGGGCATCGAATCTCACCTTACGCTATGAAAATTCCGCCCCCGATCAAACGACTTGCGCCGATTCTACTGTCATCTGCCTTAATCTTCAGCACTTACGCCGCATCCTCGGCCCAAACCACCGCGTCGCAAGACGCGAAGACAGCCGGAACCGACACAAAAGATGCCGCCAAGAGCACTGGTCATGCCGTCAAGAAGGGCACGACCACCGGCTATAACAAAACAAAGGAAGGCACCACAACAGCCTACGATAAGACCAAGGAGGGCTCGACCAAGGCTTACGACAAGACGAAAGAAGGAACTCAGAAGGTATTCGACCCCGATAAGGAGCCGTCTACCAAAGTAAAAGATACGAACAAAGAAACGACCCAAAAAGTAAAAGACAAAAGCAAGGAAACTCAGCAGAAAGTCAACGACTCTACCTCACCACAGTAACTACTCTTAGTAACGATTACGACAGAGTAATGCCAACGCACGAGATTCGTGTGGAAATTCCAGCCTCTTTCCCAGTAAACTGACCTAACTAGCTACTACTTGCTAACTAGCTACTACTTGTTAGACTTTTAAGACTTTTCCTCAGGTCAGGGAATGCGGATTTTCGTTAACGAGTTTTGTGGTCACCCATTTCAGATCCAACTCAGCCGTGAACTCGTCATCCGCGGTCACGAAGTAGAGCACGTCTATTTCTCCGGCAATCTATCCACTCCGAAAGGCGCCGTCGAGGCGGCCAACACCGCTCATCGCCTGAATATCAGCGGGCTTAACATCAAGAGAGCCTTCGAAAAACACTCCATCCGCAGCCGCCGTGCAGCCGATATCGAATACGGCATGGCCGTAGCTGAAGCAGTGAGCAGGTTCAAGCCCGACGTAGTGATTTCGGCGAACATGCCGCTGGACGCCCAGAAGATCCTCCTGAAGGCCGCGAGAAAGCACAACGCGAAATTCATTTATTGGCTTCAGGACGTATACAGCATGGCTGTGCGCTTCGTTCTGGCACGCAGACAAAAAATTTTGGCAAATATTGGCGGAGCCTATTATGAATCGCTGGAGAAGAAACTCCTTCGTCAGTCCGATTCCATTGTCTGCATCTCTGACAGCTTCGTCGATTACGTAAAGGACTGGGGGATTGAGGAAGAAAAAATTCACCTCATCGAAAACTGGTCCCCGCTCGATGAAATCACGCCGATGTCCAAGGACAATCCCTGGGCGCGTGAAAATGGCGTTGCACAGAAGTTCTGCTTCATGTACTCAGGCACGCTCGGCATGAAACATCGCCCGGAGCTGCTGCTGTGCCTCGCAAAGCATCTGGACGCCACGCGTGAGGCAATCCTTATCGTAAACGCGGCCGGCGCAGGCGCAGACTGGCTGCGCGATCAGACAAAAGACATCAGCCCGGAGGCCTTCCGCCTCCATCCTTTTCAGCCATACGAGCGCCTTTCAGAAGTCATGGCAACCGCCGACGTCCTTATCGCGCTGCTCGATTCCGATGCCGGAAAGTTTGCCGTTCCCTCAAAGACCCTTGCATACCTTTGTGCTGCGCGGCCGATTCTGATGGCCGCCCCTAACGTGAATCAGGCGGCCAAGGTCATCCAGGCAGCAAAGGCCGGACTCCTGGTTTCACCGGATTCGCCCGAAGATTTCGTTTTCGCTGCGCGGAAATTCATAGATAATCCTCATGAAAGAGCCGCGTACGCAAAACAAGCGCGCGCATACGCGGAGCGAAATTTCAATATTGGACACATCGCTGATCGCTTCTTGAACCTGATCAGGCATGACCGATGTGGCCAAACAGCACGTCTTTTCCCCCGGGATTGTGAACTAGATTAGTTAGATTTTTTTGCCGAAGGAACTACGTTTGAAGCAAGTCGTCATCTTTGGAGGAACAGGATTTATCGGCACCCACACCGCGCAGCGACTCCTGCGGGAGTTCGGTGTCGAGCAAATCGTACTTGTTGACATCAACCCACCGCAAACCGCGCCTTATGCGGCAGGCCTTCGGGCTGCGTTGGGGTCGGGCAAGGCCCGTTTTGTCCAGCACGATATTCGCCAGCCAATGCCGGTCGATGCGCTGCCGAATGCCGATCTGATTTTCAACTTTGCCGCCGTCCATCGTGAGCCGGGCCACCAGCCGAGCGAATACTACGAGACAAACCTCCTCGGCGCTATGCACGTCTGCAACTACGCCGATGCGGTCAACTGCAACCACATCGTTTTCACCAGCTCCATTTCTCCCTATGCGGTCTCCGAGGAGAGCAAGCACGAAGAATCGCTGCCTGTCCCTGAGACCCCATACGGAGGCTCGAAGCTCGTCGCCGAAAAGATGCATACTGCCTGGCAGAAGGCAGCCCCCGGAAGAAGGCTTCTGATCGTGCGCCCCGGCGTGGTTTTCGGTCCCGGAGAAGGTGGAAACGTCACGCGCCTCATCCACAGCCTGACAAAGGGCTATTTTGCTTACATGGGAAATAAAGCCACGCGGAAAGCGGGCGGCTACGTAAAGGAACTCACGAACGTTTTCCTCTTTGGCGTCGACTACCAGAAGAGGAATAGCGAGGGCTTGACGTTGCTCAACTTCTCCGTACAGCCTACTCCCGCCCTCAGCCAGTACGTCGAAGCCATCCGCAAAGTTGGCGGAATCAACCGCGAGCCGCACTCGATTCCCCGTGGTTTGCTCCTCGGCGTCTCCTATCCAGTCGAATTCATCGCCAGGATATTCGGCATCAAGCAACCGGTCTCGCCGACGCGCATTCGCAAACTCTATCGCTCCACCAACATCGAGCCGCGCCGCTTGCAGGAGCTCGGCTACGCATACCAATACTCTCTTGAAGAGTCATTCGAGGATTGGAAAAAGGACAAACCGGAAGACTTTGGCGTCGACCCGTCAGAGACTCGTCTACCTAGGCAGGTCAGCCCGCAGCTAGCTCCTTAGCCCGCTGCGCCGCGCGCATCACTGCCTTAATCAACGTCACGCGCAGTCCGCCC
This genomic window contains:
- a CDS encoding ferritin-like domain-containing protein; translation: MKKERVNRVTGSRRTFLKGAGIAGVGLATGAVVSGRLFSREQSVHAAAYSDAEILNFALNLEYLEAEFYAMSTYGATLVRLGVIKEEDESGPTTGGQRVPGFAASPAADMATALRTDEIDHVLYLRAALGSNAVKKPAIDLNALGYGFASTHSWMELARQFEDVGVSAYLGAAPLISSSTYLAAAAAILATEAQHSGSVRFACIMNGVTSPAVDSIDIPPTSKNFYDVNSHALSIPRTPSQVLNIVYHGGKCSGGFFPDGMNGSIVCQS
- a CDS encoding COX15/CtaA family protein; this translates as MTTSAIPLFSAEAGHSKGVQRFAWSVLVYNVAVILWGSIVRATGSGAGCGEHWPLCNGTVIQHSPRIETIIELTHRAMSGVALIAMLALVAWTFAATAKRHIARTWVVAAAVLTFNEALLGALLVLLGKVAHDQSASRAVYLSLHLANTLLLLASLALTAHFLSRTMGFMRGVVEHRSFGIATVGLVATLFVGVSGSLAALGDTLFPAASLSAALAQDFSSKSAWLLRIRWIHPMMAVIAGAFICWLIFTSAWRGRNRKLAIGVVCLLGLQYLLGAADIFLLAPTWMQIVHLLGADVLWIALVVLTARLCVVPIGCTEGLCRV
- a CDS encoding glycosyltransferase family 4 protein; this translates as MRIFVNEFCGHPFQIQLSRELVIRGHEVEHVYFSGNLSTPKGAVEAANTAHRLNISGLNIKRAFEKHSIRSRRAADIEYGMAVAEAVSRFKPDVVISANMPLDAQKILLKAARKHNAKFIYWLQDVYSMAVRFVLARRQKILANIGGAYYESLEKKLLRQSDSIVCISDSFVDYVKDWGIEEEKIHLIENWSPLDEITPMSKDNPWARENGVAQKFCFMYSGTLGMKHRPELLLCLAKHLDATREAILIVNAAGAGADWLRDQTKDISPEAFRLHPFQPYERLSEVMATADVLIALLDSDAGKFAVPSKTLAYLCAARPILMAAPNVNQAAKVIQAAKAGLLVSPDSPEDFVFAARKFIDNPHERAAYAKQARAYAERNFNIGHIADRFLNLIRHDRCGQTARLFPRDCELD
- a CDS encoding NAD-dependent epimerase/dehydratase family protein, with protein sequence MKQVVIFGGTGFIGTHTAQRLLREFGVEQIVLVDINPPQTAPYAAGLRAALGSGKARFVQHDIRQPMPVDALPNADLIFNFAAVHREPGHQPSEYYETNLLGAMHVCNYADAVNCNHIVFTSSISPYAVSEESKHEESLPVPETPYGGSKLVAEKMHTAWQKAAPGRRLLIVRPGVVFGPGEGGNVTRLIHSLTKGYFAYMGNKATRKAGGYVKELTNVFLFGVDYQKRNSEGLTLLNFSVQPTPALSQYVEAIRKVGGINREPHSIPRGLLLGVSYPVEFIARIFGIKQPVSPTRIRKLYRSTNIEPRRLQELGYAYQYSLEESFEDWKKDKPEDFGVDPSETRLPRQVSPQLAP